TCGGTTGGGGTGGCGTGGTCATAACCCAATAGGTGAAGGCATCCGTGAACTGTTAAGAGGGCAAGCTCATGCCCCAGGTCATGGCCAGCGGCTTTCGCCTGATTCAGCGCAAAAGCCGGGCAAAGCACAATATCACCCAGCATCGCAGGACCAAGATCCGGAGAATCAGGCCGACCACCCGAGCTAAACCCGGGGCTGAGCTCATCCATCGGGAAGCTCATCACATCGGTCGGCCCTTCGAGGTCTAACCACCGCAGGTGTAAATCAGCGATGGTTTCCAGGTCAACGATATGGATGCTAGCTTCAGCATCAGGATGGACGTCGAGCCGATGAAGAGCATAACTCAACACATCCACCAGCATTTCCTCGTTGACGCTGGCTTCACCGGATTCATTAAAAACCTCAATACTCATCTTCAGGCGTGCTCTCTTCCTGCAGCTAGCTCGCGCTCTGCTTCGTGACGGTCATGCTGGTCATAGGCATCAATAATGCGGCTTACCAGGTTGTGACGGACTACGTCTTCACTGCCTAATTCAGCAAAGTAAATCCCTTCAACTGAGCCCAAGATGCGACGTGCCACTCGCAGTCCAGATAACTGACCACGCGGAAGATCTACCTGAGTGATGTCGCCGGTGACCACCATTGTGGAGCCAAAACCCAAACGCGTTAAAAACATCTTCATCTGCGCGGGAGTAGTATTTTGGGCTTCATCAAGAATCACAAAAGCATCATTCAGGGTGCGCCCGCGCATATACGCTAAGGGTGCTACCTCGATAATCCCTGACTCCATGAGCCGAGGGATAACTTCTGGTTCCACCATGTCCCGCAAAGCGTCATGGAGCGGACGCAGATAGGGGTCAATCTTCTCATTAAGACTCCCCGGTAAAAACCCCAGTTTCTCACCGGCTTCTACAGCAGGGCGAGTCAGAATAATCCGAGACACTTCCTTCGCTTTTAAGGCCTGCACAGCCTTTGCCATAGCCAAATAGGTTTTCCCGGTGCCAGCGGGGCCCACCCCAAACACGATGGTGTAGTCATCAATCGCCGATACATAGTCTTTTTGGCCAGCGCTTTTAGGGCGAATGATTTTGCCTCTCCGGGCAATAATCTCTTCTCCCAAGGTTTCTTGCACTGATTTCGGTTTTTCGCTGGCCACCAAATTCAAGGTGCTCCGCACGGTATCTGGGCTCAAAACGTGCCGGCGCTGAGCAAGACCAGCCAATTCTTTCAGTGCCCGAACAGCATGAGCCACCTGGGCGCTTGGCCCACGCACAACTACTTGATTACCTCGGGCTCGACAATCGACTCCGGTGAACTCAGCGATGATCTTCAGGTGAGCATCATGGACGCCAGCTACCTCGGGTGCGGTGTCCTCCCCGACATCCACCATCCGGGTCACCACATCCATCCGCCGTCGCGGGGAACGCTGCTGTTTAGTGTCAGTCACGAAGCTAACGCGCCTGCTTTCCAACTCGGTAGTACTTGTTGCGGGTCACTTTACCAGCGCTGACTGCGAGATCCGATGGCAGCAAGAGCAACCATTCCTGCGCTGGCAGTTCTTAAGACCTCCGGGCCTAGTCGGACCGTCTTTGCCCCGGCGTCCTGAAGTTGTTCCTGTTCTCGTGGGCTGATTCCACCTTCCGGCCCGATAATGATGATCACCTCATCGAGATCAAAATCTTCATCAATGAGTCGGGAGTCAGCCTCTCCATCCAGCAAAAAGGCTTGACCACCTTGATCTTGTATCTGCCGAATCAGCTGCACCAAATCCGATGTGTCACATGGCTCGGTTACGGTGGGGATGATCCGGCGTCGAGCCTGCTTTGCCGCCGCTTTTGCTGCTTGCTGCCATTTTTCAAGGGAACGCTCGATTTTTTTCGCTCCCACCCATTTCGCCACACAGTGCTCGGCTTGCCACGGAATAATCACATCTGCACCGGCTTGGGTAGATAAATCTACTGCTAGTTCTGCTCGCTCCGATTTAGGGATGGCGTGCACCACCCTAACCTGTGGCCGTGGTGGGCGTACCTCGCCTTGGCGCTGAACCTGGAGCAACGCTTGATCCTTAGCAAGGATACGTTCGACGCATACTTCTGCCCAGATTCCTTGTCCAGAAATAACCAGCAGTTCCTCACCAGGCTGAACGCGTTTGACAGTCACCGCGTGGCGCCCCTCTGCCCCGCGCAGAGTCAGGGAGTGAGGTTGGCTCAGCTGCTCAGCTAGATCCTCAATCACGTAGGTCGCACGGGTCATCGCCGGAATTTATTCCTCAACCGCGAAAAGAGGGACTCTTCCCCATCATCAAGGCTATTAACTCCGGTTGCTTCCCGTCGGTGCTCCCTCACCTGTGTCAACAGCTCCCGAGATTTTTGATCCAAATCTCTCGGAACAACAACATCGATGGTGGCGATCATGTCCCCTCGCTCCCCGGTCCGAACATGCGGCATACCGGCTTCAGGCAAGCGAATATGCTCTGCGGGTTGGGTACCCGGATCAATGGTTAAGGTAATACTTTCTCCCCCTAACCCATCGAGTTCAACATCGGTGCCTAATGCAGCATCCACCATCGGAAC
This genomic interval from Corynebacterium poyangense contains the following:
- the ybeY gene encoding rRNA maturation RNase YbeY, which encodes MSIEVFNESGEASVNEEMLVDVLSYALHRLDVHPDAEASIHIVDLETIADLHLRWLDLEGPTDVMSFPMDELSPGFSSGGRPDSPDLGPAMLGDIVLCPAFALNQAKAAGHDLGHELALLTVHGCLHLLGYDHATPTEEREMFALQNEILADWYEDLAERGVEYQPKPSGAAAFPSAAQRDDSSMESE
- a CDS encoding PhoH family protein, coding for MDVVTRMVDVGEDTAPEVAGVHDAHLKIIAEFTGVDCRARGNQVVVRGPSAQVAHAVRALKELAGLAQRRHVLSPDTVRSTLNLVASEKPKSVQETLGEEIIARRGKIIRPKSAGQKDYVSAIDDYTIVFGVGPAGTGKTYLAMAKAVQALKAKEVSRIILTRPAVEAGEKLGFLPGSLNEKIDPYLRPLHDALRDMVEPEVIPRLMESGIIEVAPLAYMRGRTLNDAFVILDEAQNTTPAQMKMFLTRLGFGSTMVVTGDITQVDLPRGQLSGLRVARRILGSVEGIYFAELGSEDVVRHNLVSRIIDAYDQHDRHEAERELAAGREHA
- a CDS encoding 16S rRNA (uracil(1498)-N(3))-methyltransferase: MTRATYVIEDLAEQLSQPHSLTLRGAEGRHAVTVKRVQPGEELLVISGQGIWAEVCVERILAKDQALLQVQRQGEVRPPRPQVRVVHAIPKSERAELAVDLSTQAGADVIIPWQAEHCVAKWVGAKKIERSLEKWQQAAKAAAKQARRRIIPTVTEPCDTSDLVQLIRQIQDQGGQAFLLDGEADSRLIDEDFDLDEVIIIIGPEGGISPREQEQLQDAGAKTVRLGPEVLRTASAGMVALAAIGSRSQRW